A genome region from Arachidicoccus soli includes the following:
- a CDS encoding hybrid sensor histidine kinase/response regulator transcription factor — protein sequence MQNLLILLDSYHTDMRLKRLPIIFSLLICLFLTQSKLNAQSQILKFKHLSIAEGLPQSTVNCFKQDNKGFIWIGTNGGLSRYDGYEFKNYKNANAGTSRNTLSSNYVNTIEVVNDKYLLVGTNMGLDLMNLSNGKISLISGTDSLLIDKIKKDSKGNIWVGTSKGLMRYNPQSQKLALARLFGNQNEISYNEEVDVIEEDGQHFIWVGFRDRKLIRFDPITKKEIALPAALQTNQVYNESHIITIRKGINQDIWFGSIENGLILLTDNYTKCVNIDSRNKLNRPQLERIRDIFVNGNNREVWVATRNGLFILDSNYQHLTKYTSNKFDSYSLSNSSICSIIKDYSGNIWVGTYSGGINLLEKGNDNFNYLENLMSGGGLSNSVIEDVLEDKMGNLWIATGGSGLDYYNRKTEKFSYISTPSNLGIDAGFVESIAEDGDAVWLGTLYGLFSYDKSSKTLKQFILPQIAAFKGHTPAIFALEKSKKGGLWIGSQLGLFYKDQSGKISVYTHKDGDPTSLADDQITYLSEDKDGDLWIGRLNGLSLFSSKTGVFTNFNKQNAKVQINSVFSVKQDSRGIIWVGTHENGLVYYDKVHRTFGVIDNGFGLQDASVRGITEDNSGNLWVSCSNGISKIIFKKQRPPFGISDLNIVNYSVQNGLKSNEFLSTALRTKDGELIFAGMNGVVMFNPDKMFVNKFKPQVVITAFQIDNKDVESKINADSLNEAITYTSKIKLTYNQAYFTLKFAALNYVNSGSNQYAYKMEGLSGDRWHNIGTERSATYTNLAPGNYTFKVKAANNDGLWNDKITTLQIIILPPIWRTWYAYLFYILVIFCILFSFYYYSLKEDRLKNDLKLQRAINENEKEFTRQKINFFTNISHEIKTPLTLILAPLDKLISKIHDNHYPELSTMQRNGKKLINLLDQLLSFRRFEAGAMVLQAQNSDIVAFTRIAVSDFEDFAVKREIQLQFSSVLPLITVWFDADKYEKIINNLLSNALKFTPIGGQVDVSLDIIQNDAANSLVELKVRDNGTGIAKDHLNKVFENFYHNEESGMPIEGAGIGLSYTKALVELHHGHIKVESLKPTDGINGYTCFIVQLPLGDAHLSLNEKLEQVTSISSIVPNDKPHIENFDQEVYYKDDLATNELDNESANRPILLILEDNIELQSFIATHFQNVYKIYTASNGREGWAKAIEVLPDIIISDIMMPDLSGMEFCQLAKNDSRTSHIPVILLTALDTDRHKIEGFQTGADDYITKPFSLPVLEVRIENLLASRRKLQEYFQKDIKLEPNVITISKRDEEFLEKVMAFIEENMMEPELNVEDLSKEVNMTRVTLYRKIKALTNLSALEFIRSVRLKKAGQLLQLNEHSVNEVCYMVGFSDVDYFRKCFKNQFDTTPKKYASRFIKPTDKNIG from the coding sequence ATGCAAAATTTACTTATTTTATTAGATTCTTACCATACTGATATGCGTTTAAAACGGCTTCCCATCATCTTTTCGCTTTTAATATGCTTGTTCTTGACACAATCAAAACTGAATGCACAATCTCAGATATTAAAGTTCAAGCATTTAAGTATTGCTGAAGGACTACCGCAGAGTACTGTGAATTGTTTTAAGCAAGATAATAAAGGATTTATTTGGATAGGAACAAATGGAGGCCTTAGCAGATATGATGGGTACGAATTTAAAAATTATAAAAATGCGAATGCTGGCACAAGTAGAAATACGCTGAGTAGTAATTATGTAAACACTATTGAAGTTGTAAATGATAAATATTTACTGGTTGGAACGAATATGGGACTGGACTTAATGAATCTTAGCAATGGTAAAATTTCGCTTATTTCTGGAACCGATTCGCTTTTAATTGATAAAATTAAAAAAGACAGTAAAGGTAATATTTGGGTGGGTACCTCAAAAGGTTTGATGAGATATAATCCTCAATCGCAGAAATTGGCATTGGCTCGACTTTTCGGTAATCAAAATGAGATTAGTTACAATGAAGAAGTCGATGTAATAGAAGAGGACGGGCAGCACTTTATTTGGGTGGGGTTTAGAGATAGAAAATTAATTAGGTTTGACCCGATTACAAAAAAAGAGATAGCGCTGCCGGCGGCATTACAAACAAATCAAGTGTATAATGAGAGCCATATTATCACCATTAGAAAAGGTATAAATCAGGATATATGGTTTGGTTCCATAGAAAATGGATTGATTTTATTGACTGATAACTATACGAAATGTGTAAATATTGATTCCCGAAATAAATTAAACAGACCTCAATTAGAACGTATTCGTGACATTTTTGTCAATGGTAATAATCGCGAAGTTTGGGTGGCTACGAGGAATGGTTTGTTTATTTTGGATAGTAATTATCAGCATCTTACAAAATATACATCCAATAAATTCGATTCTTATTCGCTATCTAACAGCTCTATCTGTTCTATCATTAAAGATTATTCAGGAAATATCTGGGTAGGTACTTATTCCGGAGGAATCAACCTTTTAGAGAAAGGAAATGACAACTTTAATTATTTAGAGAATCTAATGAGCGGTGGTGGATTGAGTAATAGTGTGATTGAAGATGTATTAGAAGATAAAATGGGCAACCTTTGGATTGCAACAGGTGGCAGCGGATTAGATTATTACAATCGTAAAACTGAAAAATTTAGCTATATAAGCACTCCTTCAAACTTAGGAATAGATGCGGGTTTTGTTGAGTCAATCGCCGAAGATGGCGATGCTGTTTGGTTGGGTACTTTGTATGGATTATTTAGTTATGATAAATCTTCAAAAACCCTAAAACAATTTATCCTTCCACAAATAGCTGCTTTTAAAGGCCATACACCAGCAATCTTTGCTTTGGAAAAGAGCAAAAAAGGTGGTTTGTGGATAGGTTCACAGTTGGGATTGTTTTACAAAGATCAATCTGGTAAGATATCAGTTTATACACATAAGGATGGGGATCCGACTAGCCTGGCCGATGATCAAATAACTTATTTGTCAGAAGATAAAGATGGAGATCTTTGGATTGGGCGTTTAAATGGACTTTCTCTTTTTTCAAGTAAGACCGGAGTTTTTACAAATTTTAATAAACAAAATGCCAAGGTTCAAATAAATTCGGTGTTCTCAGTTAAGCAGGACTCAAGAGGCATCATTTGGGTAGGTACACATGAAAACGGATTGGTATATTATGACAAAGTACATCGAACATTTGGTGTTATTGATAATGGTTTCGGACTACAGGATGCATCGGTAAGGGGTATTACAGAGGATAATTCAGGTAATTTATGGGTAAGTTGCAGTAATGGTATCTCAAAGATTATTTTTAAGAAGCAGCGTCCTCCCTTTGGAATTAGTGATTTGAACATTGTCAACTATTCTGTGCAAAACGGATTAAAAAGTAATGAATTCCTTTCCACTGCACTTCGAACGAAAGATGGTGAGCTAATTTTTGCCGGTATGAACGGGGTTGTTATGTTCAACCCTGATAAAATGTTTGTTAATAAATTCAAGCCACAGGTGGTCATTACGGCCTTTCAGATAGATAATAAAGATGTGGAGTCAAAAATAAATGCAGACTCTCTTAATGAAGCCATTACTTATACTTCTAAAATAAAACTTACATACAACCAAGCCTATTTTACGTTAAAGTTTGCAGCACTTAATTATGTAAACTCCGGAAGCAATCAATATGCTTATAAAATGGAGGGATTGAGTGGAGACCGATGGCATAATATAGGTACAGAGCGGTCAGCTACATATACAAATCTGGCGCCAGGTAATTATACCTTTAAAGTAAAAGCCGCGAATAATGATGGTTTATGGAATGATAAAATCACAACACTTCAAATAATAATTTTACCTCCTATTTGGAGAACCTGGTATGCATATTTGTTCTATATATTAGTAATATTTTGTATATTGTTTTCATTTTATTATTATTCTTTAAAGGAAGATCGACTTAAAAATGATTTAAAATTACAACGCGCCATTAATGAAAATGAAAAAGAGTTTACGCGACAAAAAATAAATTTTTTTACTAATATTTCTCATGAAATTAAAACACCATTGACATTAATATTAGCGCCACTTGATAAGTTGATTTCTAAAATTCATGATAATCATTATCCTGAATTAAGTACTATGCAACGTAATGGTAAAAAGTTGATAAACCTTTTAGATCAATTATTAAGTTTTAGGAGATTTGAAGCAGGTGCAATGGTTTTACAGGCTCAGAATTCTGATATTGTAGCATTTACCCGCATTGCTGTATCCGATTTTGAAGATTTTGCTGTAAAAAGAGAAATACAACTTCAATTTTCTTCAGTTTTACCATTGATAACTGTGTGGTTTGATGCAGATAAATATGAGAAAATAATCAATAACCTATTATCCAATGCTTTAAAATTTACGCCGATTGGTGGGCAGGTAGATGTTTCCTTGGATATTATTCAAAATGATGCGGCAAATTCATTGGTGGAGTTAAAAGTAAGGGACAATGGTACAGGCATTGCAAAAGATCATTTGAATAAGGTTTTTGAAAATTTTTATCATAATGAGGAAAGCGGAATGCCTATTGAAGGTGCTGGAATCGGTCTTAGTTACACCAAGGCGCTTGTGGAATTGCATCATGGTCATATTAAAGTAGAGAGCCTAAAGCCAACCGATGGTATTAATGGTTATACCTGCTTTATTGTTCAATTGCCTTTAGGGGACGCGCATCTTAGCTTAAATGAAAAGTTAGAACAGGTAACCAGTATCTCATCCATTGTTCCAAATGATAAGCCTCATATTGAGAATTTTGATCAAGAAGTGTATTATAAGGATGATTTGGCCACTAATGAATTAGATAATGAAAGTGCTAATCGACCAATTTTATTAATATTAGAAGATAATATAGAGTTACAATCTTTTATTGCTACACATTTTCAAAATGTTTATAAAATATATACTGCTTCCAATGGTAGAGAGGGGTGGGCAAAAGCTATTGAAGTGTTGCCAGATATTATCATTAGTGACATAATGATGCCGGATTTATCAGGAATGGAATTTTGTCAATTAGCAAAAAATGATTCACGTACTTCACATATCCCTGTGATTTTATTGACCGCATTGGATACTGATCGTCATAAAATTGAAGGATTCCAAACAGGAGCCGACGATTATATCACCAAGCCTTTTTCCTTGCCTGTCTTAGAAGTTAGAATCGAAAATTTATTAGCTTCAAGAAGAAAGTTGCAAGAGTATTTTCAAAAAGACATTAAACTTGAGCCAAATGTAATTACTATTTCTAAGCGAGACGAGGAGTTTTTAGAAAAGGTAATGGCTTTTATTGAAGAAAATATGATGGAGCCTGAACTGAATGTTGAAGACTTGAGTAAAGAAGTGAATATGACAAGGGTGACCTTGTATAGGAAAATTAAAGCATTGACTAATTTGAGTGCTTTAGAATTTATTAGGAGTGTCCGCCTTAAAAAAGCAGGTCAATTGTTGCAATTGAATGAACATTCCGTTAATGAAGTATGTTATATGGTTGGTTTCTCCGATGTTGATTATTTTAGAAAATGTTTCAAAAATCAATTTGATACTACCCCGAAAAAATATGCTAGCCGTTTTATAAAGCCTACCGACAAAAACATAGGATAA
- the cmk gene encoding (d)CMP kinase — protein MKKIIIAIDGYSSCGKSTMAKQLAKELGYVFIDSGAMYRAITLFFVDNKIDIANEAAIENAISKIALKFVFNKNLGKSEMYLNGVNVEQAIRSMAISNQVSEIAALEKVRTFAVDAQQKMGTEKGIIMDGRDVGTNVFPNAELKIFMTASIAVRTQRRYNELIGKYPHISLEEVKENLEKRDLIDTTRAINPLRKADDASVLDNSNLTREEQLAIAKSWADKALKMSMP, from the coding sequence ATGAAAAAAATCATTATTGCCATTGATGGCTATTCGTCTTGCGGCAAAAGTACCATGGCCAAACAACTGGCGAAAGAGCTGGGATATGTTTTTATTGATAGCGGCGCCATGTATCGTGCTATTACTTTATTTTTCGTAGACAATAAAATTGACATAGCCAATGAAGCAGCAATTGAAAATGCAATATCTAAGATTGCTTTAAAATTTGTTTTCAATAAAAATTTAGGTAAAAGTGAGATGTATTTGAATGGCGTAAATGTAGAGCAAGCCATTCGATCGATGGCCATCAGCAATCAGGTAAGTGAAATAGCCGCTTTAGAAAAAGTAAGAACATTTGCAGTTGATGCCCAACAGAAGATGGGTACAGAAAAAGGTATTATAATGGATGGTCGTGATGTGGGTACAAATGTGTTTCCGAATGCCGAATTGAAAATTTTTATGACAGCAAGTATAGCCGTTCGCACACAGAGACGATACAATGAGTTGATTGGGAAATATCCCCATATCAGTTTAGAAGAAGTAAAAGAAAATTTAGAGAAGCGGGACTTAATAGATACCACTCGTGCAATCAATCCACTCCGAAAAGCTGATGATGCAAGCGTTTTAGATAACTCCAACTTAACAAGAGAAGAACAATTAGCAATAGCGAAAAGTTGGGCCGATAAAGCATTAAAAATGTCTATGCCTTAA
- a CDS encoding 3-keto-disaccharide hydrolase, with product MTKKVVLSLCAILFVIITFAQKPEDTELYTPVPAVVKPGNVIGQPPSDAIILFDGKGLDKWEDADNPDKPANWIVKNGVLTVNKKAGNIQTKQKFEDYQLHVEWREPEDIQGQGQERGNSGLFLASTGPGDAGYEMQILDNYHNKTYTNGQAGSIYKQNAPLVNPNRKPGEWQSFDVIWTAPRFSIDGSLQSPARVTAFFNGVLVQNNFGLKGPTLYIGYPSYAKATRGPYPIKLQAHGDKSKPISFRNIWVRPL from the coding sequence ATGACTAAGAAGGTTGTTTTGTCCCTTTGCGCCATTTTATTTGTTATCATTACCTTCGCTCAAAAGCCTGAAGACACTGAGTTGTATACACCAGTGCCGGCGGTAGTTAAGCCTGGAAATGTAATCGGGCAACCACCCTCTGATGCCATTATTTTATTTGATGGGAAAGGCTTGGATAAATGGGAGGATGCAGATAATCCCGATAAACCGGCAAATTGGATCGTTAAAAATGGAGTACTGACTGTTAATAAAAAAGCGGGAAATATCCAGACGAAACAAAAATTTGAAGATTATCAATTGCACGTTGAATGGCGGGAGCCAGAAGATATTCAAGGTCAAGGGCAGGAGAGGGGAAATAGCGGTTTGTTTTTGGCCTCTACAGGTCCTGGTGATGCTGGATATGAAATGCAGATATTGGATAATTACCACAATAAAACATATACCAACGGTCAGGCTGGTTCAATCTATAAGCAAAATGCACCTTTGGTAAATCCTAATAGAAAGCCCGGAGAATGGCAATCCTTCGATGTTATTTGGACAGCCCCCCGCTTTTCTATAGATGGTTCTTTGCAGTCTCCTGCAAGAGTTACTGCTTTTTTTAATGGTGTATTGGTGCAAAATAATTTTGGATTGAAAGGGCCTACACTGTATATTGGTTATCCCTCTTATGCAAAGGCGACAAGAGGACCTTATCCTATAAAGTTGCAAGCACATGGAGACAAAAGCAAACCTATTAGTTTTAGAAATATTTGGGTGCGACCTTTATGA
- a CDS encoding UxaA family hydrolase — protein sequence MKTDIHKVMHIHPKDNVLVALQDLKAGETILFNDTEYRLQEDIPAKHKFFMNEMQRGDEIFMYGVLVGKAQHLIPQGSRMTTDNTKHAAQPFYYRHVDYHWQKPDISKFEGRTFNGYHRKDGRVGTANYWLFLPTVFCENRNLDVIKEALHNELGYGVTDKYKQFAHNLLTLYQQGGDVLHNDIAIKEADVPTNRIFKNVDGIKFLNHEGGCGGTRQDSAMLSKLLAAYADHPNVAGVTVLSLGCQHLQVKNFVTDVKERNPQFDKPLLVFEQQGSQSEEQLIKDAIKKTFAGLVEINKIERSPAPLSQLTIGVKCGGSDGFSGISANPAVGYTADLLVALGGKILLAEFPELCGVEQNLIDRTINKESAEKFIDLMTTYNKKAESVGSGFYMNPSPGNIKDGLITDAIKSAGAAKKGGTSPVEDVLDYTEPATKKGLSLVCTPGNDVEATTGKAAAGATLILFTTGLGTPTGNPVCPVIKVATNSALANKMKDIIDIDTGAIIRGEKTVHEMGEEILEYCIKFASGELVPKAVQLNQDDFIPWKRGVSL from the coding sequence ATGAAGACAGATATTCATAAAGTGATGCATATTCATCCAAAGGATAATGTATTGGTGGCATTGCAAGATTTGAAAGCAGGTGAAACAATCCTATTTAATGATACAGAATACAGATTACAGGAAGATATTCCTGCCAAGCATAAATTCTTTATGAATGAGATGCAACGTGGTGATGAAATATTTATGTATGGCGTATTAGTGGGTAAAGCACAGCATCTTATCCCACAGGGTTCGCGAATGACAACAGATAATACAAAACATGCTGCACAGCCATTTTATTACCGCCATGTAGATTACCATTGGCAAAAGCCTGATATATCTAAATTTGAAGGAAGAACCTTTAATGGTTATCATCGGAAAGACGGACGGGTGGGTACTGCCAATTATTGGTTGTTTTTACCAACGGTGTTTTGTGAAAACAGAAACCTTGATGTTATCAAGGAAGCACTACATAACGAGCTAGGCTATGGTGTTACTGATAAATACAAACAGTTTGCGCATAATCTTTTGACTTTATACCAACAGGGCGGGGATGTCTTGCACAACGATATTGCCATTAAAGAAGCGGATGTGCCAACTAATAGAATATTTAAAAATGTAGATGGCATCAAGTTCTTAAATCACGAAGGAGGCTGCGGAGGTACACGCCAAGATTCAGCGATGCTGAGCAAATTATTAGCAGCCTATGCTGACCATCCAAACGTAGCAGGAGTTACGGTGTTGAGCTTGGGGTGCCAACATTTGCAAGTGAAAAATTTTGTTACGGATGTAAAAGAAAGAAACCCGCAGTTTGACAAGCCCTTATTGGTTTTTGAGCAACAGGGAAGCCAAAGTGAAGAACAACTCATTAAAGATGCTATCAAAAAAACATTTGCAGGACTGGTAGAGATTAATAAAATAGAAAGAAGCCCTGCGCCACTGAGTCAACTGACAATAGGTGTGAAATGTGGAGGTAGTGATGGTTTTAGTGGTATTTCGGCAAACCCTGCAGTCGGCTATACGGCAGATTTATTGGTTGCTTTAGGAGGGAAGATTTTGCTTGCAGAGTTCCCTGAGCTTTGTGGGGTGGAACAAAATCTGATTGACAGAACAATAAACAAAGAATCTGCTGAGAAGTTTATTGATTTGATGACAACTTATAATAAAAAGGCTGAAAGCGTGGGCTCCGGATTTTACATGAACCCTTCTCCCGGTAATATTAAAGATGGATTGATAACAGATGCTATCAAAAGTGCAGGAGCCGCTAAAAAAGGGGGCACTTCGCCCGTTGAAGATGTGCTGGATTATACGGAACCTGCTACTAAAAAAGGGTTGAGTCTTGTATGTACACCTGGTAACGATGTAGAAGCTACTACCGGAAAAGCGGCTGCTGGTGCAACCTTGATCTTGTTTACGACAGGATTGGGTACGCCCACAGGTAACCCTGTCTGTCCTGTAATAAAAGTGGCGACTAATTCTGCTTTAGCTAATAAGATGAAAGATATTATCGATATTGATACGGGTGCTATTATTCGTGGTGAAAAAACTGTTCACGAGATGGGGGAAGAGATCCTCGAATACTGCATCAAATTTGCCAGTGGAGAATTAGTCCCTAAAGCGGTGCAGTTAAACCAGGATGATTTTATTCCGTGGAAACGTGGGGTATCTTTATAA
- a CDS encoding L-fucose dehydrogenase, producing the protein MDLQLKDKVVIVTGGAKGIGGGIAEVLAAEGSIVVIVGRNEEDNDKKVGEIAAKGGRASMVVAELSDPDTCKKVIDEVAATYGRIDGIVNNAGHNDGVGLEHGSYEGFISSFHKNVVHYYLLVQHALPYLIKSQGSIVNISSKTAETGQGNTSGYAAANGARNALTREWAVELLKYDIRVNAIIVAECWTPQYSNWIKTLPDSEEKLNEITNRIPLENRMTTAEEIANTTAFLLSDKSSHTTGQLIHVDGGYVHLDRALANA; encoded by the coding sequence ATGGACTTGCAATTAAAAGATAAAGTTGTCATTGTTACGGGTGGCGCAAAAGGCATCGGTGGTGGCATTGCAGAGGTGTTGGCCGCGGAAGGATCCATTGTTGTCATTGTAGGAAGAAACGAAGAGGATAATGATAAAAAGGTTGGGGAAATAGCAGCTAAAGGCGGCAGGGCTTCTATGGTAGTAGCTGAACTTTCTGACCCGGATACCTGTAAAAAAGTAATTGATGAAGTAGCTGCTACCTATGGTCGCATTGATGGAATTGTAAACAATGCGGGACATAATGACGGCGTAGGCCTGGAGCATGGAAGCTATGAAGGCTTTATCTCATCTTTTCATAAAAATGTAGTGCATTATTATTTACTGGTACAACATGCTTTACCCTATTTAATAAAGTCGCAAGGAAGTATAGTAAATATCTCCTCCAAGACAGCAGAGACAGGACAGGGCAATACTTCTGGTTATGCTGCTGCTAATGGTGCACGTAATGCTTTAACCCGTGAATGGGCTGTGGAATTGCTGAAATATGATATCCGAGTAAATGCAATAATTGTTGCAGAATGTTGGACGCCGCAATATTCAAACTGGATAAAAACTTTGCCCGATTCGGAAGAGAAGTTGAATGAGATAACGAACCGTATTCCGTTAGAGAACAGGATGACAACAGCAGAAGAAATTGCGAATACAACGGCCTTCTTGCTGTCTGATAAATCCTCGCATACTACCGGCCAATTGATTCATGTAGATGGAGGTTATGTTCATTTGGACAGGGCTTTGGCAAATGCGTAG
- a CDS encoding amidohydrolase family protein, translated as MQRIDSHQHFWIYDKVKDAWITDDMKIIQRSLLPKDLHPVLQENGINGCVAVQASQSEEETNFLLQLSKENDFIKGVVGWVDLKSETVENRLIHFSKEKKLKGFRHILQGEDVEAYLSNKQFLNGISLLDKYGFTYDILVYHHQLKLVDNFVKSFPYQRFVIDHLAKPDIKNHAIGDWEKEIKQIAKNENVSCKISGMVTEADWQNWKEKDFSPYIDIVVENFGIDRLLFGSDWPVCLLGITYQKWISVLEKYFAGFSSTEKEKFFSGNAEKFYGL; from the coding sequence ATGCAAAGAATTGATAGTCATCAACATTTTTGGATTTACGATAAAGTAAAAGACGCTTGGATTACCGATGATATGAAGATCATTCAAAGAAGTCTTTTGCCCAAAGATTTACATCCTGTTTTACAAGAAAATGGAATAAATGGATGTGTTGCTGTTCAGGCCTCCCAAAGTGAAGAGGAAACGAATTTTTTGTTGCAACTATCGAAAGAAAATGATTTTATAAAAGGAGTGGTAGGATGGGTTGATTTGAAAAGCGAAACTGTTGAAAATCGACTTATTCATTTTTCGAAAGAGAAAAAGCTCAAAGGCTTTCGGCATATTTTACAAGGCGAAGATGTAGAAGCATATCTTTCAAATAAACAGTTTCTCAATGGGATTTCGCTATTAGATAAATACGGGTTTACTTATGATATTTTGGTATATCATCATCAATTGAAATTGGTTGATAATTTTGTAAAATCCTTTCCTTATCAGCGTTTCGTGATAGATCATTTGGCAAAGCCGGATATAAAAAATCATGCTATTGGGGATTGGGAAAAGGAAATTAAGCAAATTGCTAAGAATGAAAATGTGAGTTGCAAGATTTCTGGAATGGTGACAGAAGCAGATTGGCAAAACTGGAAGGAAAAAGATTTCTCCCCTTATATAGATATAGTAGTGGAAAATTTTGGGATAGATAGATTATTATTTGGCAGTGATTGGCCCGTATGTTTGTTGGGTATTACTTATCAAAAATGGATCTCGGTTCTGGAAAAATATTTCGCCGGTTTTTCGTCGACAGAAAAAGAGAAATTCTTTAGCGGAAATGCTGAGAAATTTTATGGTTTGTAA
- a CDS encoding fumarylacetoacetate hydrolase family protein codes for MKLIRYGQVGKEKTGIIIDDVKYDTSAFGEDYNERFFENDGLKRLKKFVEENKANLAKVSDDERLGSCVARPSKIICIGLNYALHAKETNAPIPKEPIIFFKSTTALCGPNDNVIIPKNSKKTDWEVELAVVIGKKCSYVEESEALDYVAGYALHNDYSEREFQIERGGQWVKGKSCDTFAPLGPFLATKDEIENPNSLNLWLKVNGKKLQDSTTADFIFNIQQVVSHLSQFMTLLPGDVISTGTPAGVGLGMKPEPWYLKPGDVVELGIEGLGTSSQTAVAYKTEK; via the coding sequence ATGAAACTAATACGTTACGGACAAGTTGGAAAAGAAAAAACAGGAATTATTATTGATGATGTGAAATATGATACATCGGCTTTTGGTGAAGATTATAATGAACGGTTTTTTGAAAATGATGGGTTGAAAAGATTGAAAAAATTCGTAGAAGAAAATAAAGCTAATCTCGCAAAAGTGAGCGATGATGAGCGTTTGGGCAGTTGCGTTGCACGACCATCAAAAATTATTTGCATTGGCTTAAACTATGCTTTACATGCTAAGGAAACCAATGCTCCCATCCCGAAAGAACCGATTATCTTCTTTAAATCTACCACAGCGCTTTGTGGTCCAAATGATAATGTTATAATTCCTAAAAACTCCAAGAAGACAGATTGGGAAGTAGAATTGGCTGTTGTTATTGGAAAAAAATGTAGTTATGTAGAAGAAAGCGAAGCCTTGGATTATGTGGCAGGATATGCGCTTCATAATGATTATAGCGAACGCGAATTTCAAATAGAACGTGGTGGGCAATGGGTAAAAGGGAAGAGTTGTGATACGTTTGCGCCACTCGGCCCCTTCTTAGCGACGAAAGATGAAATTGAAAACCCCAATAGTTTAAACCTTTGGTTAAAAGTAAATGGGAAGAAATTACAAGACTCTACCACCGCTGATTTTATTTTTAATATTCAACAAGTAGTTAGTCATTTAAGTCAGTTTATGACGCTATTGCCGGGAGATGTTATTTCCACTGGTACACCCGCTGGCGTTGGGTTGGGAATGAAACCTGAACCTTGGTATTTGAAACCCGGAGATGTTGTAGAATTGGGTATTGAAGGATTGGGGACATCTTCTCAAACAGCGGTAGCATATAAAACTGAGAAATAA
- a CDS encoding SDR family NAD(P)-dependent oxidoreductase, whose protein sequence is MFSLKNKNAIITGAGSGIGKATAMAFGKSGAHVFVVDLNKDAAETTVNEIKQNGGNATALVVNVTAQAEVVQAFQQVARIDILVNSAGVSHIGKLETTTPDDLDRIYNVNVKGVYNCMFGAIASMKKNGGVILNLASIASSVGIPDRFAYSMSKGAVLAMTLSVAKDYVKEGIRCNCISPARVHTPFVDGFLAKNYPGNEAEMFEKLSQTQPIGRMAKPEEIANLILYLCSDEAGFITGCDYPIDGGFIKLNN, encoded by the coding sequence ATGTTTAGTTTAAAAAATAAAAATGCAATCATTACCGGAGCGGGTAGTGGAATTGGAAAAGCAACAGCAATGGCTTTTGGAAAATCAGGCGCTCATGTTTTTGTCGTGGATTTAAATAAAGATGCCGCGGAAACAACGGTAAATGAAATCAAACAAAATGGCGGAAACGCGACAGCCTTAGTCGTAAATGTTACAGCCCAGGCCGAAGTAGTACAAGCGTTTCAACAAGTTGCACGAATAGATATTTTAGTTAATAGTGCGGGTGTCTCTCATATTGGGAAGTTAGAAACGACTACACCCGATGACCTGGACAGAATTTACAATGTGAATGTAAAAGGGGTGTACAATTGCATGTTTGGTGCCATCGCCTCAATGAAAAAAAATGGTGGCGTGATATTGAATTTGGCCTCAATTGCTTCAAGTGTAGGCATTCCCGACAGGTTCGCGTATTCTATGAGTAAGGGTGCTGTGTTGGCAATGACTTTATCAGTTGCAAAGGATTATGTTAAAGAAGGTATTCGTTGCAATTGTATTTCTCCGGCACGCGTACATACGCCTTTTGTTGACGGGTTTCTGGCTAAAAATTATCCCGGGAATGAAGCTGAGATGTTTGAGAAATTATCACAAACACAACCTATTGGACGTATGGCAAAACCAGAAGAAATCGCTAATCTAATTTTATATTTATGTAGCGATGAAGCAGGCTTTATTACTGGATGCGATTATCCAATAGATGGGGGATTTATTAAGTTGAATAATTAG